A stretch of DNA from Takifugu flavidus isolate HTHZ2018 chromosome 13, ASM371156v2, whole genome shotgun sequence:
AGGCAGATCACATTCAAAACGCTGGAACAAACTCGagaaaattcttttttttttaaaatgtgttttccttttcagcTTCAATCGTCTTGATCTGCCGCCGTACAGGAGTCTGGAGCAGCTCAGGGAGAAGCTCATGTTTGCCATCGAAGAAACGGAGGGATTTGGACAAGAGTGACACGGGAGACTCTCATTATTCAGTggcttgattttattttatgattttgCATTTGTTAATTACAGGGCTGAGAATTCACTTGTCATAAAAAGCCCTCACTCACCGGTGGGAGGCTCATGTTCCGGAATTAAAGTGAGAGATGAGACACAGTGCACATGCTTACGCGTATGTGTGCGTGGACACGTATTTGTGTGTGGACACTCGCGTCCATGCCATTGtttatatgcatatatatgtgtgtgcatttggCTGAAGACTCACAATTCACACCTGAACGTTGACTCATTGCTTAGATTTGCACCAAAAGGAGCATTTCAGTATCGGCATGGACTCACAGGTGGCACAGCTATCCACAGATGCAGTATGGCGTATCTAGCAgggacaaacacattttctgtggCGTGCAAGAGAGCGTGTTTgggactgcgtgtgtgtgtgtgggtgtgtgtctgaaaGAGAAAAGGTTGGACTTGTGAACCTCTGaaaaagaggctgcagagatgaaatgtgattttattttttatctttctgTTTCTTGTGAAATTTAGGGTTTTCCTCCTGTACataactaaaataaatgaaatttcaATCTTAACCTGTGTTTATTTCATTCCCATGTTTTCTCTTCTGATCATTCACAGAAAATCTTTAAATAATTGAACACTGTTCTTTGTGCCTGTGTAGACATGTGCAAAATAGAATTTAGCTGAATAAGGTTTGGTTAAATGCAATCTAATTCCATTCGAGAAAGGCTGGAAAGATGAATATCTGAAATACTAGTGAAGGGTAAAAgctaaatcattttattttgtaatttatttaacaaatgtgctttttagGAATACATGTTTATACAATGCTCTACTTTTTCCACCCCACGTACAGCAGATTACTGCTTAAAATGAGTTAAAACCCTTCATTTATTGATAACTGCATCAATAAATACATAATTATATTTTTGACCTCAAGATTTAATCCGACTTCTATTTTTTAGGTTTCGAATAAAAATTGTCTATTTCACGGTATAATTTAATGTATTTGTCGCGTTTcctgtaaacattttttttatttctgtacttttattgtgaaagtgcTCGGAAATGCAAGTGTCGCGTCCTGAATAAAAAATACACTTCGAATATATTGTATATCTATTTAATCGTATTGTCAATGACCCAGCGACACCATGTTTGGCGGCGTCAACGCGGATGAAATCGCCACTTTATGCTACGAGCGTTTCCATCAGCTTCCCCGCAGAGGGAAGCCTGAGCCGGGCAGAGAGTGGAGCCTGCTGGCCGCTGTGGTCAAAGTCACACGGTGGACTCCATCTGAAGAAGGTTGGACacacttttgctttttaaaatccatGTTTCTTTCACCTAGTGCCAGTTTCCCTCACTTTTTATTGCATCTTTAAAGACATCTTAACAGTATTTAGAAAATCATACCTAATGcatcatttaaatgtatttaaaaggtACAGTGATCATAACTGTAACGGGTGTGTAAACACCACAATTTGTGATTTATTCTGAATCAAATGGTTAACATGACCATCTTAACCTGTAGCAGAATACTAAAACCCTTTATGAAACTTGGTGCTGAGAGATTTATTATAAGGACAATAATAGGTAAAATAATAAGATGTTGGTTTTCTTACACCAGAACAGTTTGTGTGGAGTAGATTCATTCTAATCTGTTTGTGTCTTCAGTTCTGGAGCTTTTCCATTCCTTTCTGTCTCTAGCACTTCCCAGCTCTCTCAGGTAACAAACAATAGCACCTTTGAGCCTCTCAAGCCTGAGACCAGTCTGAAAATTCTGATGAGGCTGTTTATCCCTTTGTCCTCTAGGGTACATGTAATCTCTTGAGATGTGACTGCACCAGAGACAGTGGACTCCAAGTGAGAGACAGACACAGTATCAAGTGTCTCTTGAAGCAACCAGCTGAGTGCAGGTGGCATCAGGTTCACCTTGTGGTCCTGTGTGCACTGCTTAGACTGGGGCAGTAGAGGTTGGGCATGGTGGTGCCTGTGTTAGCTCTGCCCTGGTTGTCTCTTCCCTGGACACTTTCTCAGCTACACTGAAGCAGTCATTGGCTTCTCCTTGGGTTGGACAGTTCGCTGTGCTCTCCTCGCCGGGGGGGGGAGTAGATTTCACTGTACTGGCTGTAGCTTGGAGCATTGGCTGTGGTCCAGCAGGAACAGCAGTTTGAGGCACCTGGGTTGACTACAGACTTGTATGCTGTTGAGTTCCATCCACCCAGGGGTGACTATCAAGAAACTCTTCAATCTATCTCTCCTCTCCCAGTTCCCTAAAACATCAGTTGCTATAACAATACAATGGATCATGTACTTAGTTATGTACGTAGTTATTATGCCTTTTTACACATGGTTGAAAGTAATTCAGATAAGCAGCTTTTCTTTGCTACGTCTGCGCCTTTGCTAGGGGAGCCAGGAACACATGTTCAGGTCCTGCTATACACCCATACTAGAGAGAAAGTTTTGGATCCTTATCAAAGAGTATTCTTAAATTAATgattatttaaatgattaatgaaACTGTTTTCCAAATGTCAATCCACAGTTGAAGAGTGGTTGTTTGATGCTACAACATTCTTGAAGTAATGCTTACACATATACAGTTGTTGACAAAAAATATATGTCTAAACTATGCTAATTTAgttcatttagcaaaagtgttTGAACATTATAATAGTGACATCCAGAGAGACAGCAACAGGGCCTCCCTGCAGAGCATGGCAGCACAGTTAGCCCAGTCACTGGACAATCcatgctgctgcctctctgcgGCAGTATTTGAACAGAAAATTTGGAAATTCAGCgattttcaagaaaaaaaaaaatcaaaaactaGAGAAGTCAAATGGAAAATAACTTTACAGTGCAAATCACTGTATAAATAACCATTTAattaattttacattttgttcTTCCCACATGACAGGTGAGGCACAactcccctgactgcacatcgctgatttttattattagtaatagtaatattagtagtcgtagtagtagtattgttgtttttattattctaTATCATCTGACTTTTTGCTTTATTAGTCTTCGTTCAGTAATAGGCTCCGTAAAAAGCGTCATATTTTGTGCGTTATCATCGTCGTGAATGAAACATTATATTGATTTTTGTGTTAAAGGAACTATGATGTAAATACAAGAGGACAGCGGCCTGTATTGTTATCGTTTCTGCCTGGCACGAGACAAGAGTAACTTGTACCCGTCATGCATTGCGTCTGAATGGCAGCCATGGTAACCGCTTGACGCACCTGCCAGTGCTGCATGATAGTGGCTAAGCTAGTTGGCGTTAGTACGTAGCtcgtctttttttaaattatttatacaAACGGACCTGTAGGCGTTATTTAAGATACGCAACAATCtgcatttgcttttctttttgccCTCTGTGGTTATTTCTCGCCCTGATTCCTATCGAATTAGCATCGGTGCTAGCTAATAGTAGCCGGTGGCTGCGAGCGCAGCGCCCTTACCTATGGCTTTTTATGAAGTTTATTCCCACCCGGCTCTGCTTCGCTACCAAACAAGTGTTTGCACGAAAGCTACGCTGTTCCTGTTGGTTGTTTTGTGCCTGACCTATATCTCCCCATTGTTGGTTGCTTACAGAAGCCAAGGTACGTGACTAATACTTCAGTGTTTACCAAATAAAAGACTTGAATCTGTCTTGTGTGATACGGAATTCGGCTTATAGAAATTCTATTTTGATTTCAGGTTTCTGGATAAAAAGAGCCACCTATGAGGAACAACCAGTTGTAAGGTTTCAGTACCAGACTCTGCTGGTTGCAGCTACCAGTATTCGGGGAGACTTTGTCGCTTGGAGCACGTTTCCACATCTGAACAACATGTTGGCTTCCAACCTTCGGATTCCTTCTGTCTCTGTAAGAAATGAACAGCAGATCGCCCAATTGGGAAAAGAAACAATGCAGTTACAGATTAAGAAAGTATCTAACTAAGAGAAAGTGATATTTTAGCAACTATACAAAGAATAAACATGCACTAAATAATATTGTTtacaggtcagagaggaggaccaGAACCAAGATGGGAAATTGGACTTTCTGATTCTTAATTTACAGCTTCCACTTCAACCCGAGGAACAAGTTTACAGTGTGCAGCTGCTACTTACCTTCAGCTACCAGCTCTTTGTATGTTTTTCATTACATACCTTAAATTATTTTGTTGTGATCAGGATAGTTCCTCCATTGTTCAGGATGTGACTTGGTCCAGCGTCTTAGACCTTAGTCATCCTCCTAACTGTCTCTCTTGTTTACGTCCTGGAAAGCGGATGTCCACAGTGGTGATGCAGAGTCTGGCGTATCTGCAGCACTCTTCCCCTGTTCCTGGAGCAAAGCTCTTCATCAGTGGAGATCTCAAGCTCCAACAGAAGACGCCACTGCCCCACAGAGGAGTCTATGACATTTATAATGTGGGTACATACTGAATCTATATCTCTGCCCATTGCTCCTATTATTaactgttcattttttttgttgtattgGATGAAATCGCACAGCAGATGTTTGTTATTTGTCTTTTCTCGGTGATATTAAGATGTCGGTTATTGACGGATCCAGCCCCTTTGCAAGTGCGTATGACCTTGAAAACATTATCGGACGCTACCGTGAGAGAAACTGTAAGTTGACAAAGGCttatatttatttccttttttcttactACCAACTTAAAGTATGAGCAAACTATATTTAGCTGCAGGTGTTAAAGCAGAATTTAATTTTGATATTCATTCTCAAGACGTGTCTTATTTCCATAGTGACCACAGTGTTGTCATGCCCAGAACCAGTGTGGATTATAGGaccagctgctggttctgccTTTGAGCTGAATGTCAAGATCCGATACCCAGTCGAGGTCATAAGATATCCTTTGTCAAAAAAGTGTATGAGATTGATATTCTTTTAAATGTGTCTACAGATAGTCAAACTAATGCTCTGGTGTTTATTACCAGTCCAATTCTGTTAAATAGCTCATGAAGAGGAGCAAGGCCAGGCTGTCAACCATTAGCAAACCTAACTGGGAAGTCATCAGTCTTACCAGTTTCCTGGTCATTACTTCCTTAACCTATTGCATCCACCTACCGTCCCGGCTTCTGGGAGACTATCAAATTTGCCTGGGTCCAGTATGTCAGCGTCCTCATCATTTTCCTCTGGGTCTTTGAGCGTGTGAAAAGATTTGTTTTCCAGAACCAAATTGTATCCACCATCCCTCTACCAATGACAAAACCTCATCAGTCATGATAGAGTGGAACAATTTTCCACCTCTCACATACATTTCTACTTTTCTTGTTGGTTTTATCATGTCTACTTGAATTCACTTTGTCATATTTGTTTGATACTGTATGTCGTTTTGTAATAAATTAATTCCTCTAAGGTCACAATTGTTTTGCCtgttttttaattcattttcagGATTTTTCAGTACcgcattttcccttttttatttctctaatGACACAAGATGGCTCATCAACCGCTCTCAGATACATTGCTTGTGTTCACCAGTTAGCCGTCCTCTTTGGCTGGCCAGAAAAGTTAAAGAGCATCTTTGATCGAAGATATGTGTGAGATCAATAACACATAATTATTGAGTATATTATACCACCATTGTGTGAAGTAAAATTTACTTTGAAGTAATAAATTAcagttttattgtgaaaggtcCCGGTGACGTCCGAAAGTGCACTAATCGCTTCCGGTAGTTTCTAAAACTATAGTCTGGCTATTGTAAAGTACACGTGCACGTCTTTACTTGTGTGACACttaaaaatgtacttttaatTCATCAAAGTGGTTTAGCAATGACCCAGCGTTCACACTGACACCATGTTTGGCGGCGTCAACGCGGATGAAATCGCCACTTTATGCTACGAGCGTTTCCATCAGCTTCCCCGCAGAGGGAAGCCTGAGCCGGGCAGAGAGTGGAGCCTGCTGGCCGCTGTGGTCAAAGTCACACGGTGGACTCCATCTGAAGAAGGTTGGACacacttttgctttttaaaatccatGTTTCTTTCACCTAGTGCCAAGTTTCCCTCACTTTTATTGCATCTTTAAAGACATCTTAACAGTATTTAGAAAATCATACCCAATTTGGTGTTTATTCTGAATCAAATGGTTAACATGACCATCTTAACCTGTAGCAGAACACTAAAACCCTTTATGAAACTTGCTGCCGAGAGATTTATTATAAGGACAATAAAAGGTGAAATAATGAAGTTCTGGTTTCTTTCACAGTTACAAAGGAGGTGGT
This window harbors:
- the tmem231 gene encoding transmembrane protein 231, whose product is MAFYEVYSHPALLRYQTSVCTKATLFLLVVLCLTYISPLLVAYRSQGFWIKRATYEEQPVVRFQYQTLLVAATSIRGDFVAWSTFPHLNNMLASNLRIPSVSVREEDQNQDGKLDFLILNLQLPLQPEEQVYSVQLLLTFSYQLFRMSTVVMQSLAYLQHSSPVPGAKLFISGDLKLQQKTPLPHRGVYDIYNMSVIDGSSPFASAYDLENIIGRYRERNLTTVLSCPEPVWIIGPAAGSAFELNVKIRYPVEVISYRPGFWETIKFAWVQYVSVLIIFLWVFERVKRFVFQNQIVSTIPLPMTKPHQS